In Brevibacillus brevis, a genomic segment contains:
- a CDS encoding DUF1850 domain-containing protein, whose amino-acid sequence MKKWLARIFLLLIVGLILAGPHPYLQLRDFQRQAVIGVVPLRLQDTFTVGWVHSVELTPWRETYRLSGLSQMELSETSFRSFGAGVPADFPDRKAVRVTVQNGWITVSGLNERRDTVLYLITRDDYTLTVGNASWKLSEVLPLGTSLELSVSWYPWWYLYIHGLEERK is encoded by the coding sequence ATGAAAAAATGGCTGGCTCGTATATTCCTCCTGCTGATCGTGGGGCTCATCCTGGCAGGGCCCCATCCTTATTTGCAGCTACGCGACTTTCAGCGTCAGGCTGTGATCGGCGTAGTGCCGCTGCGTCTTCAGGACACGTTTACGGTCGGGTGGGTTCACTCCGTGGAATTGACGCCATGGCGCGAAACGTATCGGTTGTCCGGCCTGTCGCAAATGGAACTGTCCGAGACCTCCTTCCGCTCGTTCGGGGCAGGTGTCCCGGCCGACTTTCCCGATCGGAAAGCTGTGCGTGTGACTGTTCAAAATGGCTGGATTACCGTCTCCGGATTGAATGAGCGTCGAGATACCGTCTTGTACCTGATCACGCGCGACGATTACACGCTGACGGTGGGGAATGCCAGTTGGAAGCTGTCTGAAGTTTTGCCGCTGGGTACCTCGCTGGAGCTGTCCGTCAGTTGGTACCCTTGGTGGTACCTGTATATACACGGATTGGAAGAGAGGAAGTGA